The Novosphingobium terrae genome segment GGCGCCAAATTGTCGCGCGAGGCGATTGTGGCGGGCGCGGGGCATTGGCGGCTGCATCTGGCGGTGATGGCGGTGACCTTTGCGCTCTTCCCGCTGCTGGGGCTGGCGATCAAGGCGATCCCCGGCCTGCCGGTGCTGATCGCCAGCGGGATGCTGTTCCTGACCCTGCTGCCCTCCACGGTGCAAAGCTCGATTGCCTTTACCTCCATCGCGCGGGGCAATGTGGCGGCGGCGATCTGCTCGGCGTCCTTCTCGAACATTCTGGGGCTGGTGATCACGCCTTTGCTGGCCGGGCTGCTGATGGGCGGGGCGGGAGCCCAGCTGTCGATCGGCTCGGTGGAGAAGATCATCGCGCAACTGCTGCTGCCCTTTATCGCGGGCCATCTGCTGCGCCCGGTGGTGGGCGGCTTTGTGGCGAAGCACAAGCAGCTGGTGGGCTATGTCGACCGTGGTTCGATCCTGCTGGTGGTCTATACCGCCTTTTCCGCCGCCGTGATCGGCGGGCTGTGGCACAAGCTGCCGCTGCCTCAGCTGGGCTTGATCCTGCTGCTCAATGTGGTGCTGCTGGCGATCGGGCTGGCTTCGACATGGAGTCTGGGCAAGCTGCTGGGCTTCAAGCGTGAGGATCAGATCGTGCTGCTGTTCTGCGGCAGCAAGAAGAGTCTGGCCAGCGGCGTGCCCATGGCGGGGGTGCTGTTTCCGCCTGCCGCCGTGGGTGTCGTGATCCTGCCGCTGATGCTGTTCCACCAGATCCAGCTGATGGCCTGCGCGGTGATCGCCAAGCAGCTGGCGGGGAGCAATCCCGGCGAGGAAGACTGATTGACTACCGGTGTCAGAGCGGGCTCGACGCGAAGGTGAGGGCAGGCTAGGGCTTGGTTTCGCATAAGATCGAGGGAGCGTTTGAATGGGTTCGGTGAAGGGTCATGTCGTGTGTTTCGGCGAGGTCATGCTGCGTTTCGCCACGCCTGCGGGCCGCACCATTGCTGATGCACAAAGCCTGGACCTGACCATCGGCGGGGCCGAGGCCAATGTTGCCGTGGGGCTGGCCGCGATGGGGCATGAGGCGCGCTTTGTCGGCATGGTGCCCGAAGGCCCACTGGGCGCCAAGGCGCGCGGCGCGATTGCCGCCGCCGGGGTCGATACGCGGGGTTTCATCAACGGGCCGGGCCGGATGGGGCTCTATTTCCTTGAGGTCGGCGGTTCGCTGCGCCCCTCGGCCATCACCTATGACCGGGCGGGCAGCGCCTTTGCCAGCGCGAACCCTGAGGATTTCGATTTCGCCGCAGCGCTGGACGGCGCGGGCCTGTTCCATATCTCCGGCATCACCGCCGCGCTGGGCCCCAAGGGCGTCGCGCTGGCGCGCGCGGGCATGGCGGCGGCGCGCGCGGCGGGCGTGCCGATCTCCTTCGACTGCAACTTCCGCGAGCGCCTCTGGAACGCCTGGGACAGCGATCCCAAGGGTATCCTCACCGATCTGATCGGCAACGCCACGATCCTCTTCGGCAACCACCGCGACATGACGCTGCTGCTCGGCCGCCCCTTCTCGGGCGATGGTGCCGAGCGTCGGCGCGAGGCGGTGGAAGCGGCCTTCGATGCTTTCCCGAATTTGCAGGTGATGGCCTCCACCGCGCGCCATCCCTTGACGCAGACGCATCACCGCCTCGCCGCGCGGGTCGATCTGCGTGAGGATCGCTTCCAGACTCAGGAGGTCGATATCACCGATATCGTCGACCGCGTGGGGTCGGGCGATGCCTTTGCCGCCGGCGTGCTGACCGGCTGGCTGGAAGGCGGCGATGCGCGCAAGATGGCTGAACTGGGTCTGGCGATGAATGCGCTGAAGCATTCGCTGCATGGCGATCTGTTCCGCCTGCCGCGTGCCGAGGTGGAAGGGTTCACCGGCGCTGGTGGGGATGTTCGCCGCTGATGCGAAAACCGGCGCCTCTTGAGGGAGGCGCCGGTCGCAAGCCTCAGGGGCAGGGGTCGGGCAGGATCTGATAGACCTCTGCGATGGCCTTCAGGGCCTCTTCAGGCAGCCTGGTCAGGCTGCCTTCGATGTTTTCCTTCAACTGCTCCACGCTGGTCGCGCCGATGATCGAGCTGGTCACGAAATTGCGCGAGTACACAAAGCCCAGCGCCAGCTGCACCGGCGTCAGCCCCAGCGCATGGGCGATGCCCACATAGCGCGCGGTCGCCTCCTTCTCCTGAGGCACGACATAGCGCAGGAACTGCTTGGCCACATCCAGTCGCGATCCGGCGGGCACCGTGCCCCCCAGATATTTGCCCGAGAGATAGCCCGCGGCCAGCGGCGAATAGGCCAGCAGGCCCACATCCTCGCGCAGCGCGAACTCCGACAGGCCGCCCTCGAAGGTGCGGTTCAGCAGCGAATAGGCGTTCTGGATCGAGGCCACACGCGGCAGGCCCGCATCGCGTGCCAGACGCAGCGCCTCACCCACGCCCCAGGGCGTTTCGTTCGACAGGCCCACGGCGCGGATCTTTCCTGCCTTCACCAGATCAGCCATCACGCTCAGCGTCTCTTCCAGCGAGACCACCTGCACATCATCGTTCAGCGCCTGCATCCCGCGCGCGCCGAACATCGGCACGCCGCGATCGGGCCAGTGCAGCTGATAGAGGTCGAGGTAATCGGTCTTCAGCCGCTTCAGGCTGCCGTCGATGGCCTCCTCGATGTTGCGGCGGTCCAGCCGGTTGCCGCCGCGCAATTCATACCAGCGCGCCGGACCGGATACCTTGCTGGCCAGCACGATCTTGTCGCGCTTGCCGTTCTGGGCCAGCCAGTTGCCGATCATCGCCTCGGTATGGCCGAAGGTTTCCAGCTTGACCGGGGTGACCGGATACATCTCTGCGGTGTCGAGGAAATTGATGCCGTGATCGAGCGCGAAGTCGATCTGGGCATTGGCTTCATCCTGCGTGTTCTGCGAACCCCAGGTCATGGTGCCAAGACAGACGGCGCTGACCTGCATCCCGGTCTGGCCGAGAGGACGGTATTCCATGCAAATGCCTCATTGATAGGGGGGAGGGGGAGCAATCTATACCGCTTGGTATAGCCAGCGGATCGGCCCCCCGCAAGCGGCCCCTTACGCCGTGGCGAGCAGGCCCGTGGGCATGCTGGAGGAACGCCTCACCCAGCGCTCCACCAGTGCGATGGCCAGCAGCGCCACGCCCGCACCCAGAATCATGTCGGACAGGTAATGCACGCCCTCAATGGGGGTGGCCATCAGCATGGCGATGTTCATCGGCACCAGCAGCCAGCGCAGCCGGGGCGATTTCCACGCCCAGGCCAGATAGAGCACCCCGCTCACCGTGTGAAAGCTGGGGGCGCAGACCAGACCCTGCAGCGCGCCCAGATCGATCTTGGGGATCAGATGCTCGCGCAGTTCGGGGATGATCACACCCTGCCAGCGCCCGCTGGTGGGCATATAGGGCACCGGGCCGTCAGTCAGATAATCCAGCGCGCCCTTGGCGGGCATCAGCGGGAAGACGGAGAGCGTCATCACCACCGCTGCCCAATAGGTCAGCAGGAACTGGCGCGCGCTGGCCTTCTCGCCCTTCCACGCCATGGAGAGGAACAGGATCGCCGGGGTGATGTAGATGTTCGAATAGGCCGCCTGTCCCAGATGCTGAAGCAGGGGAGACGCCGCCACCAGATGGTACAGCGCCAGCCAGTCGAAACCCAGCATCTGGTCGGCCCGCTCCAGCTCGGCATCGACGAAGCCATGCGACACACCCGCCAGCGCATAGCTGGCCAGCACGCCCAGCAGGCTGATGCACATGAAGGTCACGACATATTCGGCGAAATCGCGCAGCTTCTCGGCCGCGCCGCCCTTGGCGTCACGCAAGGCCCAGCGCAGCACGGCCAGCCCCACGAACCATGCGGAGAGAACCCAGAAGCGCGGCACCTCCGGATCGATCATCAGATCGATATGGATCAGAAGCGCGATGACCACCATGAAACTGGCCCCCAGGGCTCCCGCCAGCACGCGGCCGGGGATGAAAGGGGCAAGACGGTCGAATCGCTGTTTGAAAGGCTGGTCCATGGGCCTCGGGAATCGCTGGAGCTGCGTTTTTGCTCCATGTGACGTTTTCGTGAAAATGCAAGCGGGGGTGCGATGAAGGGAGCTAAAGGAGAGAAGATAGATGCGAGGGTGCTACACCCTGGCGCTCCCGTTTCGTCTCCCGGCGCGATGGCGATGGCGCCGGGTCGTGCCGCGCGGCCTCACCGCGCCGCAGGCAAGATTCTTCCGCTCCGCAGGAGGTTTAGGCGCACCGATCGGGCGGCGCTAAGGCTTCGTCGGGAGACGTAACGGGGGTGCAGGGGGCGATGGTCCCCTGCCTTTTAACCTTCATTCTGACCCAAACTATCGATTGCCCATGGCGGAACGGGACATTTTCCGCTAGGGCGCGCCCACTTTCGCTGTTGGTCCGCTGTTTCGGGGGCCGTTTTGGCGATGCCCTTTCCTTAGCGGCGTTCATGGCGCTCCTCGTCCCGAGGGGCGGCTACGCCCGTGCAGACCAGTAGAGATAGATGCCTTTTTCTTCACTTCCCAAAGCCATTGCCGACGCCCTTGCCGCCAAGGGTTATGAGGCCCCCACGCCGGTTCAGGCCGCCGTCATCACCGAGGAGGCCGTGGGCCGCGACCTGCTGGTGTCGGCGCAGACCGGTTCGGGCAAGACGGTGGCTTTCGGCCTGGCCATGGCCAACACGCTGCTGGGCGATGCGCCTACGCTGCCTTATGCCGGTGCCCCGCGCGCTCTGGTGATCGCCCCCACGCGCGAACTGGCCCTGCAGGTCAGCCGCGAGCTGGAGTGGCTCTATCAGAAGGCCGGCGCCCGCATCGCCACCTGCGTCGGCGGCATGGACCCCAGCCGTGAGCGCCGCACCCTGTCGCATGGCGCGCATATCGTGGTTGGCACCCCGGGCCGTCTGCGCGACCATCTGGAGCGCGGCGCGCTTGACCTGTCGGCGCTGCAGTTCGCGGTGCTCGACGAGGCTGACGAAATGCTCGACATGGGCTTCCGCGAGGATCTGGAGCAGATTCTCGACGGCACGCCCGAAGGCCGCCGCACCCTGCTGTTCTCGGCCACCATGCCCGCGCCGATCGCCGCGCTGGCCCGCCAGTATCAGCACAATGCGCTGCGCATCAGCACCATCGACACGCGCGAATCGCACAGCGACATCACCTACAACGCCGTGGCCGTCAGCCCGTCGGACATCGAGCATGCGGTGGTCAACCTGCTGCGCTTCCACGAGGCCGAGACGGCGATGCTGTTCTGCGCCACGCGTGACAACGTCCGCCACCTGCACGCCACGCTGGTCGAGCGCGGTTTCGCCGCCGTGGCCCTCTCGGGCGAGCATAGCCAGAATGAGCGCAACCACGCGCTGCAGGCTCTGCGCGATGGCCGTGCCCGCGTCTGCGTCGCCACCGACGTCGCCGCCCGCGGCATTGACGTCGCCACGCTGAGCCTCGTGATTCACGTCGAGCTGCCGCGCGACGCCGAAACCCTGCAGCACCGCTCGGGCCGTACCGGCCGCGCTGGTCGCAAGGGCACCGCTGTGTTGGTCGTGCCCTATCCGCGTCGCCGCCGCATGGAGATGCTGCTGCGCTCGGCCCGCATCGCGGTCGAGTGGGTGCCCGTCCCCACCGCCGAGGCGATCCGCGCCAACGATCATGACCGCCTGCTGGCCACCCTGCTCGAACCCGTCGAGGTCTCCGAGGAGGACAACACGCTGGCCGAGGCTCTGCTGGCCCAGCGCACCCCTCAGGAAATCGCCGCGGCTTTGGTTCGCGCGCACCGCGCCCGCCTGCCTCAGCCCGAGGAAATGATCGAATCCGGCCCCGCCGAGGCCAACCGTGGCCCGCGCCGCGAAGGCTTCGACGATGTGGTGTGGTTCCGCATGGACATCGGCCGCCGCCAGAACGCCGATCCGCGCTGGCTGCTGCCGCTGCTGTGCCGCCGTGGCCACATCACCCGCGGCGAGATCGGCGCGATTCGCATCGGCGCCAATGAAACGCACTTCCAGGTGCCTCGCGCCGTGGAAGCCCGCTTCCGTGACGCCCTCGCCAAGACCGCCCGCGAAGGCGCCGAGGACGAGAGCGGCATCCGCATCGAAACCGCCCCCGAGGCGCCGCGGGAAACCGCCCGCCGCAACGCGCGCCCGGGCAATGACGGCCCCCGCACCCCGCACCGCAAGGGCCCGCGCCCTCCCCACGGCGGCGGCAATCGTGAAGGTGGCCAGGGCGGCTGGCAGGGCAAGAAGGGCCCGCGCGAGCGCTATTGATGCAGCAGCCCGCCGTGCCGACCGATCTGCATGATGTCATCGTGCTGGGCGGCGGCGCGGCGGGGCTGATGTGCGCCCGCGTCGCGGGCCAGCGTGGCCGCCGCGTGCTGCTGGTGGACCATGCCGAAGCTCCCGGCGCCAAGATCCTGATCTCTGGCGGCGGGCGCTGCAATTTCACGAATCTGGCCACCGCGCCTGACCGCTATCTGTCGAGCAACCCGCATTTCGCCCGCTCGGCGCTGAGCCGCTACACCCCGCGCGACTTTCTCGAACTGGTCGAGGCTTATGGCATCGCCTGGCACGAAAAGACGCTGGGGCAGCTGTTCTGCGATGGCTCGGCCAAGCAGATCGTGGCGATGCTGCTGGAAGAATGCAGCATCGGTGGCGTCGAGATCGCCTGCGGGCGCGGCATCGGCGAGGTCCGCCACGCCGACGGCCTGTATCATGTGAGTTTCGGCACCCGCACTGCCAGCGCGCCATCTCTGGTGATCGCGACGGGTGGGCCCTCGATCCCCAAGATGGGCGCCACCGGCTTCGCCTATGATCTGGCCCGCCAGTTCGGCCTCAAGGTGGTGCAACCCCGCCCCGCGCTGGTGCCCCTGACGCTGAGCGGCGAGGAAGCCCTGTTCCGCGAACTATCCGGCGTGGCGACGCCCGTGATCGCCGAAGCCGGAAAGGCCAGCTTCCGCGAGGCGGCGCTCTTCACGCACAAAGGCCTCTCCGGCCCGGCGATTCTGCAGATTTCCTCCTACTGGAAGCACGGCGAGGCGATCTCCATCGACCTGCTGCCCGATGCCATCCCCGGCGCGCTGGTCGCCGCCAAGCAGGCCAACCCTCGCGCCGGTTTCGCGCGCACCCTGTCGCAGCATCTGCCGGAACGTCTGGCCGCAGCCCTTGCCGAGCGGCTGGCGCTGTCCGGAGAGCTGGGCACCATGACCGACAAGGCCCTGAACGCCGCGCAGGATCGCCTGCATGACTGGCGTTTCACCCCCAACGGCACCGAAGGCTATGCCAAGGCGGAAGTAACGGCGGGCGGGATCAGCACCGCCGACCTGTCCTCCAAGACCATGGAGGCCAAGAAGGTGCCCGGCCTGTATGCGATTGGTGAGGCCGTGGATGTGACCGGCTGGCTGGGCGGTTACAATTTCCAATGGGCCTGGGCCAGCGGATGGGCCGCCGGGCAGGTGGTTTAAGGGTTAGATAAAAAAGGAAGATGCGAGGGTGTTACACCCTCGCGCTCCCATGAATGTCTACCTTGCGCCATGGGTTCAGCCTCACGCTTAGCTTGCCGCGCCGCAGGCAGATAATGACAGGTTGCGCTGGCGTTTTTAAAGCCTGCGGCGCCGCGACCTTGCTCTTTGGCCGAACCCGATGCGTGACGCAGACATTAAAGGGAGCGCGAGGGTTATGACCCTCGCATCTTCACTTTCCTCCCTTAAAACCCTTTTCTCCAAGACCACGCCATCCCGCTGTCATCAGGCAGACCGGCATAATTCCCCGGCTCCTTGCGCCAGAACACGCTGATCGTCCCGTCGCCACGGAACATCGGCGCATGCCACGCCAGCTCGGCGGCGATTTCGCGGCCCGTCGGCGCCAGATTCAGCCGATGCGTGGACCATACCGCTTCCTGCGTCGCGTAATCATAGCTGTCCGGCAGATAGAGGTTCACCCCGCCGCGCGCCACGCGCAGGGGCTGGCTGACGCGCAAGGACAGACTGTCGCCCCATGCCAGCGCGTTGATCATCCCGGCATCGATCGACCAGCCGTAGGAGGTCAGACGCGATCCATCGGTCACCAGCGTGCCGCCCCGCGCGCGGGTGAAGGCCTCGCGCCATGCCGCGCCCAGATACCAGCCGCCTTCGGGGCGCCAGCCCATGGAGCTGTCGAGGAACAGCGTTTCCGCGCCGCGTGCGCCGAAGGTGTCGGCAAGGCGCGCCCCGAGCAGCGTGTGGTCCTCGGTCATCCAGCTGGCGCCGAAGCTGGTCTCGAAAGTGCCGAAGCGGCGGTCCATGGAGAGGCCGACGCGGGTGGCGCTGTCGCGCTTTTGCAGCGCATCGGAAAGGGCGCCCTGATGCCATGGCGT includes the following:
- a CDS encoding phosphatase PAP2 family protein, whose product is MDQPFKQRFDRLAPFIPGRVLAGALGASFMVVIALLIHIDLMIDPEVPRFWVLSAWFVGLAVLRWALRDAKGGAAEKLRDFAEYVVTFMCISLLGVLASYALAGVSHGFVDAELERADQMLGFDWLALYHLVAASPLLQHLGQAAYSNIYITPAILFLSMAWKGEKASARQFLLTYWAAVVMTLSVFPLMPAKGALDYLTDGPVPYMPTSGRWQGVIIPELREHLIPKIDLGALQGLVCAPSFHTVSGVLYLAWAWKSPRLRWLLVPMNIAMLMATPIEGVHYLSDMILGAGVALLAIALVERWVRRSSSMPTGLLATA
- a CDS encoding DEAD/DEAH box helicase, giving the protein MPFSSLPKAIADALAAKGYEAPTPVQAAVITEEAVGRDLLVSAQTGSGKTVAFGLAMANTLLGDAPTLPYAGAPRALVIAPTRELALQVSRELEWLYQKAGARIATCVGGMDPSRERRTLSHGAHIVVGTPGRLRDHLERGALDLSALQFAVLDEADEMLDMGFREDLEQILDGTPEGRRTLLFSATMPAPIAALARQYQHNALRISTIDTRESHSDITYNAVAVSPSDIEHAVVNLLRFHEAETAMLFCATRDNVRHLHATLVERGFAAVALSGEHSQNERNHALQALRDGRARVCVATDVAARGIDVATLSLVIHVELPRDAETLQHRSGRTGRAGRKGTAVLVVPYPRRRRMEMLLRSARIAVEWVPVPTAEAIRANDHDRLLATLLEPVEVSEEDNTLAEALLAQRTPQEIAAALVRAHRARLPQPEEMIESGPAEANRGPRREGFDDVVWFRMDIGRRQNADPRWLLPLLCRRGHITRGEIGAIRIGANETHFQVPRAVEARFRDALAKTAREGAEDESGIRIETAPEAPRETARRNARPGNDGPRTPHRKGPRPPHGGGNREGGQGGWQGKKGPRERY
- a CDS encoding BaiN/RdsA family NAD(P)/FAD-dependent oxidoreductase gives rise to the protein MQQPAVPTDLHDVIVLGGGAAGLMCARVAGQRGRRVLLVDHAEAPGAKILISGGGRCNFTNLATAPDRYLSSNPHFARSALSRYTPRDFLELVEAYGIAWHEKTLGQLFCDGSAKQIVAMLLEECSIGGVEIACGRGIGEVRHADGLYHVSFGTRTASAPSLVIATGGPSIPKMGATGFAYDLARQFGLKVVQPRPALVPLTLSGEEALFRELSGVATPVIAEAGKASFREAALFTHKGLSGPAILQISSYWKHGEAISIDLLPDAIPGALVAAKQANPRAGFARTLSQHLPERLAAALAERLALSGELGTMTDKALNAAQDRLHDWRFTPNGTEGYAKAEVTAGGISTADLSSKTMEAKKVPGLYAIGEAVDVTGWLGGYNFQWAWASGWAAGQVV
- a CDS encoding bile acid:sodium symporter family protein codes for the protein MFARIKSALDPYILALLGTVALASLLPARGAAAEGFEWAANAGIVLLFFLHGAKLSREAIVAGAGHWRLHLAVMAVTFALFPLLGLAIKAIPGLPVLIASGMLFLTLLPSTVQSSIAFTSIARGNVAAAICSASFSNILGLVITPLLAGLLMGGAGAQLSIGSVEKIIAQLLLPFIAGHLLRPVVGGFVAKHKQLVGYVDRGSILLVVYTAFSAAVIGGLWHKLPLPQLGLILLLNVVLLAIGLASTWSLGKLLGFKREDQIVLLFCGSKKSLASGVPMAGVLFPPAAVGVVILPLMLFHQIQLMACAVIAKQLAGSNPGEED
- a CDS encoding sugar kinase encodes the protein MGSVKGHVVCFGEVMLRFATPAGRTIADAQSLDLTIGGAEANVAVGLAAMGHEARFVGMVPEGPLGAKARGAIAAAGVDTRGFINGPGRMGLYFLEVGGSLRPSAITYDRAGSAFASANPEDFDFAAALDGAGLFHISGITAALGPKGVALARAGMAAARAAGVPISFDCNFRERLWNAWDSDPKGILTDLIGNATILFGNHRDMTLLLGRPFSGDGAERRREAVEAAFDAFPNLQVMASTARHPLTQTHHRLAARVDLREDRFQTQEVDITDIVDRVGSGDAFAAGVLTGWLEGGDARKMAELGLAMNALKHSLHGDLFRLPRAEVEGFTGAGGDVRR
- a CDS encoding aldo/keto reductase; translated protein: MEYRPLGQTGMQVSAVCLGTMTWGSQNTQDEANAQIDFALDHGINFLDTAEMYPVTPVKLETFGHTEAMIGNWLAQNGKRDKIVLASKVSGPARWYELRGGNRLDRRNIEEAIDGSLKRLKTDYLDLYQLHWPDRGVPMFGARGMQALNDDVQVVSLEETLSVMADLVKAGKIRAVGLSNETPWGVGEALRLARDAGLPRVASIQNAYSLLNRTFEGGLSEFALREDVGLLAYSPLAAGYLSGKYLGGTVPAGSRLDVAKQFLRYVVPQEKEATARYVGIAHALGLTPVQLALGFVYSRNFVTSSIIGATSVEQLKENIEGSLTRLPEEALKAIAEVYQILPDPCP